The segment CCACCGAAAACATTTGTCGCAACACCGAACTGACTCGAAGGAGGCGAGCCCTCGTGAACCGTGTTTCCTTTGGGCCTACACGCTGTAGGTCACGTCGGCGTTGTCACACGATGTGACGGTTTTAGCCGACGATCCTTAATATCGATGAGGTCCACCGCCTTACGTCGATGATCAAGGGCGCTTGCGCTTTTCTTATACATGTGAGGGGATCATTCTAAATAAGTCCCCTGTTTGATATGATAGTTATAAGAAAAAACATAGAGGAAGGTTCAAAAATGGTCATTCTCAAAGATGATGAACGTCTAGATTACTTATTAGCGGATGAAACGATGAAAATAGTTCAAAGTCCAACTGTTTTTGCATTTTCATTAGATGCTGTGTTGCTTAGCCGATTTACTTATGTTCCTATTCAAAAAGGAAAAATTTTAGATTTATGCTCTGGTAATGGAGTGATTCCTTTACTTTTATCGAAACGGTCAAAAGCACAGATTACAGGAGTAGAGATTCAAGAACGATTGATGGATATGGCTATTCGTAGCGTGGAGTATAATAAACTGCAACACCAAATTAACATGATCCATGGTGATTTGAAGGACATGCCGAAACAGTTAGGGCATAGTCAGTTTGATTTAGTAACATGCAATCCTCCTTATTTCACGAAACCTACTGAAGATCAAATAAATGTAAATGAGCATTTAGCTATTGCGAGGCATGAGATATATTGTACGTTAGAGGATGTCGTTCGGGCGTGCAGTCTTCTAGTAAGGCCTGGAGGAAAGGTATCCATTGTTCATCGCCCAGGTCGTTTAGTGGACATGCTTACTTTATTTCGTAACTATCGACTAGAACCAAAAAGGATTCAATTTGTTTACCCAAAGGCAGGAAAGGATGCTAATATTCTTCTTGTGGAAGGGATTAGAGATGCAAATCCAGATTTGAAATTAATGCCCCCTTTGTATACATACGGAGAGGATGATTCCTATACAAAGGAAATGGAGGAAATTATTTATGGATTTTAAGCATTTTGTTTATATTTTGCAATGTAAGGATGATACTTATTATACGGGCTACACAAATGATCTTGAAAACAGACTAGAGGTACATGCTTCGGGCAAAGGGGCTAAATATACAAGAGGTAGGGGACCTTTTAAGTTAGTATATACTCAACAATTTCCGACAAAAGAATTGGCTATGCAAGAAGAATATCGTATAAAAAAATTATCAAGAGCCCAAAAGATTGAACTAATTGTAGGGATGAAAGGAGAAAAGGATGGTTCAGATACAGAAAAGTTTTCATCATAAGCAAGGGTCACTTTATTTAGTTCCTACTCCTATTGGTAACCTAGAGGATATAACAATTCGTGCCATCCAAACACTAAAAGATGTGGATTGGATTGCGGCAGAAGATACTCGGCAAACGAAGAAGCTTACCAATTATTTTGAAATATCTACCCCGTTAATCAGTTATCATGAACATAACAAACAAACTAAGGGAGAATGGTTATTAGAAGAGTTAAGGAAGGAAAAGAAAGTAGCCATCGTTACAGATGCGGGGATGCCGGGCATATCAGATCCAGGATATGAGCTTGTAAGAGACTCTATTTCAGAAGGAATCCCCGTAATCCCATTACCTGGTGCCAATGCGGCAACGACTTCTCTGATTGCCTCAGGTCTTCCAACAGATCATTTTTATTTTTTTGGTTTTTTGCCAAGGAAGAAAAAAGAAAGGCAGGAAGAACTGCACAATTTAAAATCTCTATCTTGCACTCTCTTGTTTTATGAATCCCCTCATCGTTTGAAAGATGCATTGGAGGATTTGTTGCAAGTTCTGGGGGATAGAAAGGCAGTTGTTGCAAGGGAATTAACAAAGCGTTTTGAGGAGTTTTCCAGAGGGAATCTTTCAGAGCAGATCGCTTGGGCAGAAGAAAAGCCAAAAGGTGAATTTTGTATATTAGTAGAGGGATCTACAAAGGAAGAGGAAGCAGAAAATGATTTATGGTGGTCTGCTTTATCAATGATAGACCATGTCGAACATTATATGGAAGAAAAAGACATAATGAGCAAGGAAGCTATAAAAATGGTTGCTAAAGATAGAAATCTCCCGAAGCGCGAGGTATATCAAGCTTACCACCAAATTAATTAGTATATGAAAAACCCTTATCAGCTGATAAGGGTTTTCTTAACTCTTACTTATTTAGTTTTTCTTGAATTTCTTTAATGAGGATTTCTGCTCCTTCTTCGCTAAGGATTAATTTACCATTAGCTAAAGTAAGGTTATTATCAGAAACTTCTCCAGTCACCTGACAAGTCATATTTGGCTTATACTTTTTAAGTATAATGCGATCATCATCCACGTAAATTTCAAGGGCATCTTTTTCATTGATTCCTAATGTGCGTCGTAATTCGATTGGAATAACTACACGCCCTAACTCGTCAACCTTTCGAACAATACCTGTAGATTTCATCTTACTTTTATCTCCTCTCAAAATATATCTTCGTCATTATTCGACATATTTCTATCTTCTTTTGTTTATAATACCAACGATTGCCAAAGACGTCAATTGTTTTATTCTCCATTTTTATATGAAATGAATCAAAATGTGGAAATTTTTATACTAAAACAGGAAACCATCAACCATTTGTTGGGAAATACCTTTTTTTGTAATGAATCAGTTGAAGTCAATTCCTTAAATTTGATGGGTATTTTCGACATATACTGACATATTTCAATCTTTCTATAATTATAGAAGAAAGTAGAGTGAAATTTCCACTTTTAGATTGATTTAAATTGGAAATCCTGTGTGCTAAAAGATACAATAGAAGTTATATTAAAGGATACCTTACAGAATATTGGTTGTGATGAAGGAGGAACATACAATGGCAGAGGACAAAAAAACCTTTTACTTAACTACCCCTATTTATTATCCAAGTGGCAATTTGCATATTGGCCATGCCTATACAACAGTTGCAGGAGATGCCATGGCTCGATATAAACGTCTACGAGGCTATGACGTTATGTACTTAACTGGAACAGATGAGCATGGGCAAAAGATTCAACGAAAGGCTGAAGAAAAAGGGGTTACTCCCCAACAATATGTAGATGACATCGTTTCAGGGATAAAAGATCTCTGGAAAAAACTTGATATCTCTTATGATGACTTTATACGTACGACAGAAGATCGTCATAAAGAAGCGGTAGAGAAAATTTTTGCGAGGTTAATGGAAAAAGGTGATATTTATTTAGATCAATATGAAGGTTGGTATTGTACTCCTTGTGAGTCCTTTTTTACAGATCGTCAGCTATCTGAAGGAAACTGTCCAGACTGTGGGCGCCCGGTAGAAAAGGTAAAGGAGGAATCTTACTTTTTTAAAATGAGCAAATACGTCGATCGTCTCCTTGCTTATTACGAAGAAAACCCAACCTTTATCCAGCCGGAGTCCCGCAAAAATGAAATGATTAATAATTTTATTAAGCCGGGATTAGAAGATTTAGCTGTCTCTAGAACCACATTTGATTGGGGAATAAAGGTACCTGGGAACCCAAAACATGTCATCTATGTTTGGATGGATGCCCTAAGTAACTATATAACAGCTTTAGGGTATGGAACCGATCAAGATGAGCGTTATCAAAATTATTGGCCTGCAGATGTTCATCTGGTTGGAAAAGAAATCGTTCGTTTCCATACAATTTATTGGCCAATTATGCTAATGGCCTTAGATTTGCCGTTACCAAAAAAAGTATTTGCTCACGGTTGGTTATTAATGAAGGATGGCAAAATGTCAAAATCCAAAGGGAATGTCGTGGATCCTGTCTCGTTAATCGACCGTTATGGATTAGATGCACTTCGTTATTACCTTCTACGTGAAGTCCCATTTGGCTCAGATGGCGTTTTTACTCCAGAGGGCTTTGTCGAAAGAACCAACTATGATCTAGCTAACGATTTAGGAAATTTGTTAAATCGTGCAGTTGCCATGATTGAGCGCTACTTTGATGGCGAAATCCCAGCTTTTAAACAGGGTGAGACAGATTTCGACATTCAGCTTGAAAAATTAGCGACTGACACGAAGAGACGAGTAGAGAATGCTATGGAAGATATGGAGTTTTCAGTTGCCCTCTCTTCTTTATGGCAATTTGTAAGCAGAACGAACAAGTATATCGATGAAACTCAACCATGGGTATTAGCAAAAGATGAGGAAAAAAAAGGTCGTCTTGGTAATGTTTTGGCTCATCTTGCTGAATCACTACGTCAAATGGGAATTATGTTACAACCATTTTTGACGACTACGCCTCAACAAATTTTTAATCAGCTTGGAATTGGTGAGACAAAAGATCTCCAAAGTTGGGAAAGTTTAGAGGAATTTGGACTAATTAAAGAGGGTACCAAAGTTCAAAAGGATGACCCGATTTTCCCTCGACTAGATCAAGAAGAGGAAATCAAAGCCATTAAAGATATGATGGCGCCACCTGCACCACCTAAAGAAGAGGTTCAGGTGGAAGAGGAACAGTCAGAAATTACTATTGATGACTTTATGAAAGTTGATTTAAGAGTAGCGGAGGTCATTCAAGCAGAAAGAGTTAAGAAGGCAGATAAGCTTCTTAAAATTCAATTGGATTTAGGTTTTGAAAAAAGGCAGGTAGTCTCAGGAATTGCTAAGCATTATAGTCCTGAAGATTTAATTGGAAAAAAGGTTATTTGTGTGATGAATTTAAAACCTGTGAAATTAAGAGGCGAGCTTTCACAAGGAATGATTTTAGCGGGTAGTGATGAAGACGGTGGTTTATCATTAGCTACTGTCGATTCCTCCCTTCCAAATGGATCAAAAGTAAAGTAAGAATGGAAGAGCATCCCTTTGGGGTGCTTTTCCTTCTAATATAAAGAGGAGTGTTAATCATGTTGTTTGATACCCATGTGCATCTGAACGTAGCTCAATTTGCTGATGATTATGAAGAAGTGATACAAAGAGCAAGAGCTGCAGGAGTAGAAAATATGATAGTTGTTGGTTTCGATAGGGAGACAATTCCAGCAGCTATTGAACTTGCTGAAGCCTATAATTTTATATATGCTGCTGTTGGCTGGCATCCAGTTGATGCTATTGATATGGAAGAAGAAGATCTCCTTTGGTTAGAAGAGCTGTCAAGTCATCCTAAAGTTGTCGCACTAGGAGAGATGGGTCTGGACTATCATTGGGATAAGTCTCCAAAGGACATACAGAAAGATGTTTTTCGTAAACAAATTCAACTAGCAAAAAAAGTGAAGCTTCCAATTGTTATTCATAACCGGGAAGCTACTCAAGATATTGTTGATATATTGAAAGAGGAAGATGCTTCAGAAGTTGGGGGAATCATGCACTGCTTTAGCGGCTCGGTGGAGGTAGCAGAGGAATGTGTCGACATGAATTTTATGATTTCCTTAGGTGGTCCAGTAACCTTCAAAAATGCAAAGAAGCCAAAGGAAGTAGCAGAAGCAATTCCATTAGAAAAGCTACTTATTGAGACAGATTGTCCGTTTTTGACTCCTCATCCTTATCGAGGAAAAAGAAATGAACCTAGTTATGTAAAATTAATAGCTGAAAAAATAGCAGAATTAAAAGGAATTACCTACGAAGAAGTATCTAAAATTACGACAAAAAATGCACAAAATGTTTTTAAAATCAAGTGATTTTTTTCGGATGCAATAGAAATATGACAACGTATGCATAAAAGTGTCATCATTTCTATGTATATTTTTTATATGAAAATGGGCATAATGAAAGAAGCTAGTTTTTTTCTAGCTTCTTTTTTGTATATTAAAAACATAAGATATTAGATATAGCCTTTTCTTATGTAAATGCGTTGGGTGTTGACAGGCAATCTATAAGTCTATATAATACACTGCGTACAAAGGAGGCAAGACTTTATGAAAATTTTAACAAATTTAGAGTCAGCCAAAGGCATCTTAAGAAAGCCCAAAACGATTCTAATCTTGTTAAGTTCTATAGTATTTTTTGCCTTGTTTGGGATCATTACATATGAAGCAACCAAAGCAGAAATCACAATCACAGTAGACGACAAGGAATCAATTGTTTACACACATG is part of the Bacillaceae bacterium S4-13-56 genome and harbors:
- a CDS encoding tRNA1(Val) (adenine(37)-N6)-methyltransferase, which translates into the protein MVILKDDERLDYLLADETMKIVQSPTVFAFSLDAVLLSRFTYVPIQKGKILDLCSGNGVIPLLLSKRSKAQITGVEIQERLMDMAIRSVEYNKLQHQINMIHGDLKDMPKQLGHSQFDLVTCNPPYFTKPTEDQINVNEHLAIARHEIYCTLEDVVRACSLLVRPGGKVSIVHRPGRLVDMLTLFRNYRLEPKRIQFVYPKAGKDANILLVEGIRDANPDLKLMPPLYTYGEDDSYTKEMEEIIYGF
- a CDS encoding GIY-YIG nuclease family protein, which encodes MDFKHFVYILQCKDDTYYTGYTNDLENRLEVHASGKGAKYTRGRGPFKLVYTQQFPTKELAMQEEYRIKKLSRAQKIELIVGMKGEKDGSDTEKFSS
- the rsmI gene encoding 16S rRNA (cytidine(1402)-2'-O)-methyltransferase, whose protein sequence is MVQIQKSFHHKQGSLYLVPTPIGNLEDITIRAIQTLKDVDWIAAEDTRQTKKLTNYFEISTPLISYHEHNKQTKGEWLLEELRKEKKVAIVTDAGMPGISDPGYELVRDSISEGIPVIPLPGANAATTSLIASGLPTDHFYFFGFLPRKKKERQEELHNLKSLSCTLLFYESPHRLKDALEDLLQVLGDRKAVVARELTKRFEEFSRGNLSEQIAWAEEKPKGEFCILVEGSTKEEEAENDLWWSALSMIDHVEHYMEEKDIMSKEAIKMVAKDRNLPKREVYQAYHQIN
- a CDS encoding AbrB/MazE/SpoVT family DNA-binding domain-containing protein, yielding MKSTGIVRKVDELGRVVIPIELRRTLGINEKDALEIYVDDDRIILKKYKPNMTCQVTGEVSDNNLTLANGKLILSEEGAEILIKEIQEKLNK
- the metG gene encoding methionine--tRNA ligase, translated to MKEEHTMAEDKKTFYLTTPIYYPSGNLHIGHAYTTVAGDAMARYKRLRGYDVMYLTGTDEHGQKIQRKAEEKGVTPQQYVDDIVSGIKDLWKKLDISYDDFIRTTEDRHKEAVEKIFARLMEKGDIYLDQYEGWYCTPCESFFTDRQLSEGNCPDCGRPVEKVKEESYFFKMSKYVDRLLAYYEENPTFIQPESRKNEMINNFIKPGLEDLAVSRTTFDWGIKVPGNPKHVIYVWMDALSNYITALGYGTDQDERYQNYWPADVHLVGKEIVRFHTIYWPIMLMALDLPLPKKVFAHGWLLMKDGKMSKSKGNVVDPVSLIDRYGLDALRYYLLREVPFGSDGVFTPEGFVERTNYDLANDLGNLLNRAVAMIERYFDGEIPAFKQGETDFDIQLEKLATDTKRRVENAMEDMEFSVALSSLWQFVSRTNKYIDETQPWVLAKDEEKKGRLGNVLAHLAESLRQMGIMLQPFLTTTPQQIFNQLGIGETKDLQSWESLEEFGLIKEGTKVQKDDPIFPRLDQEEEIKAIKDMMAPPAPPKEEVQVEEEQSEITIDDFMKVDLRVAEVIQAERVKKADKLLKIQLDLGFEKRQVVSGIAKHYSPEDLIGKKVICVMNLKPVKLRGELSQGMILAGSDEDGGLSLATVDSSLPNGSKVK
- a CDS encoding TatD family hydrolase, producing the protein MLFDTHVHLNVAQFADDYEEVIQRARAAGVENMIVVGFDRETIPAAIELAEAYNFIYAAVGWHPVDAIDMEEEDLLWLEELSSHPKVVALGEMGLDYHWDKSPKDIQKDVFRKQIQLAKKVKLPIVIHNREATQDIVDILKEEDASEVGGIMHCFSGSVEVAEECVDMNFMISLGGPVTFKNAKKPKEVAEAIPLEKLLIETDCPFLTPHPYRGKRNEPSYVKLIAEKIAELKGITYEEVSKITTKNAQNVFKIK